One window from the genome of Natronomonas pharaonis DSM 2160 encodes:
- the tgtA gene encoding tRNA guanosine(15) transglycosylase TgtA, which translates to MRDIFERRDGDAAGRIGELSVPRAGTTVETPALLPVVNPHIRTIAPAELESTFGAQILITNGYILYGSDEYRERALADGLHDLFDFSGAIMTDSGSFQLSEYGEISVTNEEILRFQRDIGSDIGTPVDIPTPPEASREQTAADLETTKARLEAAETVDTGEMLVNAPVQGGTYPDLREEAAEHAYGTTLDVFPVGAVVPLMNSYRYGDMIEAILGAKRGLGADAPVHLFGAGHPMMFALAVAAGCDLFDSAAYALYARDDRYLTVAGTDHLDDLEYLPCSCPVCADHTPAELQAEDDTERERLLARHNLHVSFQELRTIKQAIKKGNLLELVERRARGHPAMVDGYRALLEAADQLERDDPVSKGSFFYLSGESARRPEVKRHHDRLSRLSVDGDRVLLSEGGDNSRFDETWRLQPPFGPFPPALSDSYPLTAELPERLDDRAYEAAAKGVRRLVDDHPETEFAVAHWGWPDAALDSLPDGVELLRLGADSDHPERDSAQSDMDGDEPKEDYPPGEDENA; encoded by the coding sequence ACATATCCGGACGATAGCCCCGGCAGAGCTGGAATCGACGTTCGGGGCACAGATTCTCATCACTAACGGGTATATCCTCTACGGCAGCGACGAATACCGTGAACGCGCCCTTGCGGACGGACTACACGACCTCTTCGATTTCTCGGGGGCCATCATGACCGACTCGGGCTCGTTTCAGCTCTCCGAGTACGGCGAGATATCGGTCACAAACGAGGAGATACTCCGGTTCCAGCGCGACATCGGCTCCGACATCGGCACTCCGGTCGATATCCCGACGCCGCCGGAAGCCAGCCGCGAGCAGACGGCTGCCGACCTCGAAACGACAAAGGCGCGGCTCGAAGCGGCTGAGACGGTTGACACCGGCGAGATGCTGGTCAACGCACCGGTGCAGGGCGGCACCTACCCGGACCTCCGTGAGGAGGCGGCCGAACACGCCTACGGGACGACTCTCGATGTCTTCCCCGTTGGGGCCGTCGTGCCGCTGATGAACAGCTACCGGTACGGAGATATGATTGAGGCCATTCTCGGAGCGAAGCGAGGACTCGGCGCGGACGCTCCGGTCCATCTGTTCGGAGCCGGCCATCCGATGATGTTCGCACTGGCAGTCGCCGCCGGCTGCGACCTGTTTGACTCGGCCGCTTACGCGCTGTATGCCCGCGACGACCGCTATCTCACCGTCGCTGGCACCGACCACCTCGATGACCTCGAATATCTGCCTTGCTCGTGTCCGGTCTGTGCTGACCACACGCCGGCAGAGCTACAAGCCGAAGACGACACCGAACGCGAGCGGCTGCTGGCCCGACACAACCTCCACGTCAGCTTCCAGGAACTGCGGACGATAAAGCAGGCCATCAAGAAGGGCAACCTCCTTGAGCTCGTCGAGCGGCGCGCTCGCGGCCACCCTGCGATGGTCGACGGCTACCGGGCGCTGCTGGAGGCGGCCGACCAACTCGAACGCGACGACCCCGTCTCCAAAGGGTCGTTCTTCTATCTCTCCGGTGAGTCGGCGCGCCGACCGGAGGTCAAACGGCATCACGACCGGCTCAGCCGGCTGTCCGTCGACGGCGACCGCGTGCTCCTGTCGGAGGGCGGCGACAACAGCCGGTTCGACGAGACCTGGCGGCTGCAGCCGCCTTTCGGTCCGTTTCCGCCGGCACTGTCTGACAGCTACCCCTTGACCGCCGAACTCCCCGAGCGGCTCGATGACCGGGCCTACGAGGCCGCCGCCAAGGGCGTCCGCCGGCTCGTCGACGACCATCCCGAGACCGAGTTCGCCGTCGCACACTGGGGCTGGCCGGACGCGGCGCTCGATTCGCTACCCGACGGGGTGGAGCTGCTGCGTTTAGGTGCAGACAGCGACCACCCGGAACGAGACAGCGCCCAGTCGGACATGGACGGCGACGAACCGAAGGAGGATTACCCGCCCGGCGAGGACGAAAACGCATGA